Sequence from the Haladaptatus cibarius D43 genome:
AAGTACCGTACAAGAGTCCATTTGAGGCAGCCAAGCTAAATTCAACTGAAACAGGAATCGAAAACTCTTTCTCTACTTTTCCAGATATTATATCGGCCACTTTTATTTTAGTTTTTCCACCATCTGTGACCGGAATATAGATCTGGTCATCAACAATAGCTGTCGCTGGTATCGATCGGTCTTGATAGCCATTTTTCTTATTACTACCGAGGAATGGCAACGATGAACCGGTACTGGGGAACCGCCACAATGTCTCGCCGCTAGCTGCGTCTAGAGCTTGGACTAAATTCGTTTTCGACCCCTGTTGAGTAACGATTGCGATACCGGACGAATGGAGGCGGACTAAAGCATTTGCTGTAATCTTTGTTTGCCATTTTGGTGCTCCGCTTTGTCGGTTAAGAGCATAGATAACACTCTTTGATTGGCTATCTTGTCCAAACTGGACGTTCACATAGACCGTTTTCGTATCTATTGTTGGAGCACCGATGCTCACATTTTTATTTTCCTTATCCCTTGGGTTGAATGTCCAACTCTTTTTACCAGTATCGGCATCAAGTTCACATAACACTTCGCTAGACTGCTCTTGGAAAGTGACGTATAGCTTTCCACTGTCCGATGCGATTGCGGACGATGAAATATTTTTCATACTCCATTGTTCATTCAATGTAAAAATTGAGGGCGCACTCTTAGCTGGAGAATAGTTTGTATTCGCTGGATCATGATAAGGATGTGTCCAGTTTTGGCCAGTTAATTCTATTTTTTGGGTTGGTTTCTTATTCTTAGACTGAGAAGCGCATCCGGCGAGTAATACAGACCCGCCCAGTTGTAGCAGATGACGACGTTTCATACTTTCACTCCTTTGATTCTAAAAGCCACATACGGATATAATTATGCCCATTCAGGCACTGTCTAGTTTAAGTCTACTTGTGTGTGCCGGGAAAGGAGCCGCCGATCAATTTTACTCTTGAGTATGGTGTTCCAAATCAAAGCCGAATCCAAGAAAAATACACAGAAAGAGCCATCATCAAGGTCGAGTACAAGACGAACCAATGGTACAACGTGGCCGCCGATTGACCGACGCATTCGTCGCTGCTCTTGAACTCTGTAAAAACCTCCGTGAAGGAACGGATTTTTGTACTGCACTTACCGATCTCACGTATCAGATTGAAACACTTGAGGACGGCTATCCAAAGTGGCATCCTTCACCATATTCGTTTCATGGAATGCTCGAACTCTTTGTTTATCTGGAAGTCACTGGAGACAGCTATCGGTCTTTCACACATCACCCGGAACTCGCCAACGTGTTTGGTCTCAAGTAAATCCCGGACGAGTCAGTTCTCTCACGACATGGCGCAACCGGTTCGACGACGATGTTCGAGGGTATATTACAGCCAGCGCGCACCTCTTAGTCAGGGAAGTCCACAACGAGGACCTCGCTGTTCCAGAAGTCCAGCCACTGGAGGAAGTCAGAAGATCGCCCGAGAGTGGTTCTGAAGCGACTAGCGAGTTCTCTGACGAAGAGATTTACCGAACCACGCGCCTCGCTCGTAAGCATGGATTCGGCCCGTTCGACTCTGGGAGAGCCCAGAACGCGACGTACGCTGATACGCGATTCTTCGAGCTTCAGACGTTCATCGGGATGGTCGGTTGTGGTACACCGCAGGGCGCAGCACGGTTCAAATTCCGTCGAGGAAAAGAATGGTCCCCACGGAGACACGCACCTCCGCGCAGTCAAACAATTTGACTTGGGGAGATTACTTGAAGGATTTCAGCAGGCGACAGAACGACTCCTCTCGGTGATTCAATCGGAGTCCTCGTTTCGCCGTCCAGTCACCGTAGCGATTGACATCACGACTATTCGCTACTTCGGTAACGTGGAGGGGGATGCCGATGGTCAGTGGGATGAAAGACGGCGATGGGCGGGCGTTCAAATTCGCCACACTCTCAATTGTCGGATGGAATATCCCCCTTATCCTCGCTGTCGAACCTGTCCGTGAAAGTTCGTCGTGGGACGAGAACCCACCGAATCAGGTTCATCATGTAGTCCGACGACTCGTTCGACGCGCACAGGAACATGTCTCCATCGAGATGGTGCTGTGTGATCGAGAGTTTGACTCGAAAGCGGTGTACCAGACGCTCTCGAACCTCGACGTGAACTATCTCATCCCGAAACGCATCCACAGTGACGAGCGGGAAGCTATCGAGACGATGGACGAAAATGGGCAGGAGATAGCCGTTGAATCGGTGTCTGTCCACGTTGAGCAGGGCTCGCACGCGATGCAGTTTCTGTACATTCCCTCGACGAAGGGAGAAGGAACAGCGGTCTTTGCGACGAACCTCTCAGTCGGGACTAAGACGTTCTGCCGTCGCTACAGCCGTCGCTGGCAGATCGAAAATGAGTACAAGAGTATCAAGAACGAGTTCTTAGCGAAGACCTCCTCCAAGGATTACCACGTGCGACTGTTCTACTTCGTGTTTGCGGTGCTACTGCACAACATCTGGCGGCTCACTGACTTCCTATTGAAGGCGGGTGTCGGCGGAGAGATGGACTACGCCCCGGTTCTGACTGCTGGTGAGTGTGTCGAGTTGGTTTGCTCGGCACTAATCCCGCCTGATTAGCGCTCTACGCCAGCACGGACTGCCTGTTGTGAGTGGCGACACTCTGCGAGAGGTCAAATTTTGGGCTACTTTCGCATATTCGATGACTTTTCTCTGAAAAGTTAGTTAATGTGTCATCAATGTGGCCTGTTCGAGCCACGGAAAGCCCCAGAAACACGCGAAAATAGCTTATCCTCCGAAACTGTGAACTTCACGGGCCGTCATTTTGTATAGCGACATGGGATTTACAAATGTGTATTTAACTGTTTTAGACTGTTTCACGGTGGAAATCGGGCGTTCTGCTGTTTTCTTTTCTACTGCTGCTTAAATCCATAAGCAGAAGTGGATTGCGGCGGGTCGCCGCCCTCGGCCACGCGCGAAACCTG
This genomic interval carries:
- a CDS encoding outer membrane protein assembly factor BamB family protein, which produces MKRRHLLQLGGSVLLAGCASQSKNKKPTQKIELTGQNWTHPYHDPANTNYSPAKSAPSIFTLNEQWSMKNISSSAIASDSGKLYVTFQEQSSEVLCELDADTGKKSWTFNPRDKENKNVSIGAPTIDTKTVYVNVQFGQDSQSKSVIYALNRQSGAPKWQTKITANALVRLHSSGIAIVTQQGSKTNLVQALDAASGETLWRFPSTGSSLPFLGSNKKNGYQDRSIPATAIVDDQIYIPVTDGGKTKIKVADIISGKVEKEFSIPVSVEFSLAASNGLLYGTSHSSGPGAANENGVYAVNPEKERLQWTTKTTENVYELGVSNQVVYFFDDGVRSLNAKTGKELWREKSATVYPAILNSLVASLNSKKNILQMRSQQTGELVTDFSFHNSGYVEYLSSDEESVYAIKGKNLYRFA